In one Pseudomonas sp. R84 genomic region, the following are encoded:
- a CDS encoding serine hydroxymethyltransferase encodes MAVITEPLKNQADLLRRGLADLRAEDAELAAILDAEITRQQHTLSLVSSSCAVQPRTLAASASVLVNVTAERMSGKRHSAGCENVELVESLAIRRARQLFGAQYANVQPHSASNAVYQVLTALLEPGDTLLGMAVEHGGHLTHGSLAAFSGAYYKAIQYGTTADGLIDYDKVRLLALAHRPRVILCGASAYSREVDFKRFREIADEAGAILLADISHIAGLVATGRHPSPIDAAHVTVTCTHKQLAGPRGGVILSGADANTKIPGLRTTFSRLLDQAVYPRMQGAPAANMIAAKAAALGYAMSAAFDACMAQIRSTADEMAKAFQAKDYEVVGGCSENHTVLIRLRGGITGAIAEAALGHCGIIVNRHRVPDDHRSALVTSGLRIGTAALAQRRVDVHGSRQIVDLIVRILNTVAPLGEQDYTLEPLLLAQFRSEVETLCRDYPFADYQ; translated from the coding sequence ATGGCCGTCATTACTGAACCGCTCAAGAACCAGGCTGACTTGCTGCGACGCGGCCTGGCGGATCTTCGCGCAGAAGACGCCGAACTGGCGGCAATTCTCGACGCTGAAATCACGCGTCAACAGCACACGCTTTCACTGGTCTCCTCCTCCTGCGCAGTCCAGCCGCGAACCTTGGCGGCCTCCGCCTCTGTGCTGGTCAACGTGACCGCAGAACGCATGTCCGGCAAGCGTCACAGCGCTGGGTGCGAAAATGTCGAGCTGGTCGAATCGCTGGCCATCCGCCGGGCGCGGCAACTGTTCGGCGCGCAATACGCCAACGTGCAGCCACACTCAGCGTCGAACGCCGTTTACCAAGTGCTCACGGCCTTGCTTGAGCCCGGCGATACCTTGCTGGGCATGGCGGTGGAACACGGCGGTCATCTGACGCATGGCAGCCTCGCCGCGTTTTCCGGCGCCTACTACAAGGCGATCCAGTACGGCACGACAGCAGACGGTCTGATCGATTACGACAAAGTGCGCCTGCTCGCACTCGCCCATCGCCCACGCGTCATCCTCTGCGGCGCCAGCGCCTATTCGCGCGAAGTGGACTTCAAGCGCTTTCGCGAAATTGCCGATGAAGCCGGGGCCATCCTGCTCGCCGACATTTCGCATATCGCCGGGCTGGTCGCCACCGGGCGCCATCCAAGTCCGATCGACGCCGCCCATGTCACCGTCACCTGCACGCACAAGCAACTCGCCGGGCCTCGCGGCGGGGTGATTCTCAGCGGTGCTGATGCGAACACCAAGATTCCCGGTTTGCGGACCACCTTCAGTCGCCTGCTTGATCAAGCCGTTTACCCGCGAATGCAGGGCGCGCCTGCTGCCAACATGATCGCTGCGAAGGCTGCAGCGCTGGGTTATGCAATGTCCGCAGCATTCGACGCCTGCATGGCGCAGATCCGCAGCACGGCCGATGAAATGGCCAAAGCGTTTCAGGCCAAGGATTATGAAGTGGTTGGCGGCTGCAGTGAAAACCATACGGTGCTGATTCGCTTGCGGGGTGGCATCACGGGAGCTATCGCGGAGGCGGCGCTGGGGCACTGCGGGATCATCGTCAACAGACATCGCGTACCCGACGATCACCGTTCGGCACTTGTCACCAGCGGGCTTCGAATCGGCACGGCTGCTCTGGCGCAACGCCGGGTCGATGTCCACGGCAGCCGCCAGATCGTCGATTTGATCGTGCGGATTCTGAACACGGTGGCGCCGCTCGGCGAACAGGATTACACCCTGGAGCCCTTGCTCCTTGCGCAGTTTCGCTCAGAGGTCGAAACCCTGTGCAGGGACTATCCTTTCGCCGACTATCAATAG
- a CDS encoding helix-turn-helix transcriptional regulator has protein sequence MHRRERSENLKNNIKYLIKSRGETQLSLCNSSGLTRTTIYNILEGKVVNVQQSTVRKISDFFGVSYEEIETIDFEEKEIIESSISPQGNMNPAAVPVIKESMLLQSLDKRIGELATIYPLTYYFGASFNLIGVLLENEISGMNEPGDLLIVQKGASTSDREKLVYDKITTKLSISHEGSFDTDRVCVIGDVIEERFNGLQC, from the coding sequence ATGCACAGAAGAGAAAGATCGGAGAATCTGAAGAACAACATCAAATACCTGATAAAGAGTCGCGGGGAGACGCAACTGTCCTTGTGCAACTCCAGTGGTTTGACCCGAACGACCATCTACAACATCCTTGAAGGCAAGGTGGTCAATGTCCAGCAGTCCACTGTGCGCAAGATTTCTGATTTCTTCGGGGTGTCTTACGAAGAAATAGAGACGATTGATTTTGAAGAGAAGGAAATCATCGAAAGCAGTATTTCGCCACAGGGGAACATGAATCCGGCGGCGGTGCCTGTCATCAAGGAAAGTATGCTGCTGCAAAGTCTGGATAAAAGAATTGGCGAGTTGGCCACTATTTATCCCCTGACTTACTATTTTGGCGCGTCCTTTAACCTGATTGGCGTACTTCTGGAAAATGAAATCAGTGGCATGAATGAACCCGGCGATCTATTGATCGTGCAGAAAGGAGCATCGACCAGCGACAGGGAAAAGCTGGTGTATGACAAAATCACAACGAAGTTATCTATAAGCCATGAAGGCAGCTTTGATACGGATCGTGTATGCGTGATCGGAGATGTAATCGAGGAACGATTTAATGGATTGCAGTGTTGA
- a CDS encoding queuosine precursor transporter: MDCSVDVENSKYKLLGFENGKSLAVIMVIATGKIIKIKLSEVLNSEIMDNLNKIEVKNLYKKFYSQGGALTAYEINDRHESSWMIYIILNLMLFTLYIFTSIAATKPIYLEYFDIVVTPGTFLYPLTFLIVDLLNETFGLRLARKAILFAFISNAAIIILLAITTHLPGLPGWKLDGAYNDVISQLSAVLVASSISFLVSENINSYLFCKIKELTNSRFLFLRVFLSTLFAVIIDSFLFCYIAFYGTMENSAILGMIYVQIAIKVGFAFFNILPAYGARSLFKKYLTGAQTQ; this comes from the coding sequence ATGGATTGCAGTGTTGACGTTGAAAACAGCAAGTACAAGTTGCTGGGGTTCGAAAATGGTAAAAGCCTGGCCGTCATCATGGTCATCGCGACAGGCAAAATAATTAAAATAAAGCTAAGTGAAGTGTTGAATAGTGAGATTATGGATAATCTGAATAAGATCGAAGTGAAAAACCTCTACAAGAAGTTTTACTCCCAGGGCGGAGCACTCACCGCTTACGAAATAAATGACCGCCATGAGAGTTCCTGGATGATCTACATCATCCTGAACCTGATGCTGTTCACGCTTTACATTTTTACCAGTATTGCAGCGACAAAACCGATCTACCTCGAGTATTTCGATATTGTCGTAACGCCGGGCACCTTCCTCTATCCGCTGACGTTTCTGATCGTTGACTTGCTCAATGAAACGTTTGGCCTGAGGCTGGCGCGAAAAGCGATTCTGTTCGCGTTCATCAGCAACGCCGCGATTATCATTCTGCTGGCCATCACGACCCATCTTCCGGGATTGCCGGGCTGGAAGCTCGATGGCGCTTACAATGATGTTATTAGTCAGTTGTCAGCAGTTCTGGTAGCGTCTTCTATATCGTTTCTGGTTTCCGAGAACATAAACTCGTATCTGTTTTGCAAGATTAAAGAACTCACAAATTCCAGGTTTCTGTTTTTGCGAGTATTTTTAAGCACGTTGTTTGCCGTGATCATCGACAGTTTTCTGTTCTGCTATATCGCGTTTTACGGGACGATGGAAAATAGCGCGATACTGGGCATGATCTACGTTCAGATCGCAATCAAGGTAGGTTTTGCCTTCTTTAATATCTTGCCGGCCTACGGCGCAAGATCATTGTTCAAGAAGTACCTGACGGGTGCGCAAACGCAGTAA
- the queC gene encoding 7-cyano-7-deazaguanine synthase QueC has protein sequence MTNKAVIVFSGGQDSTTCLIHALTHYDEVHCITFDYGQRHHAEIEVAQHLSKKLGVTVHKTLDVSLLNELAISSLTRDNIPVPTVNSSGESLPSTFVPGRNILFLTLASIYAYQVQAKTVITGVCETDFSGYPDCRDEFVKALNKALELGMDYKLKLDTPLMWLNKAETWALADYHHQLDLVREETLTCYNGIKGTGCSDCDACNLRAKGLNEFLNNKVQVTQSLKGKLGLK, from the coding sequence ATGACCAACAAAGCAGTTATCGTATTCAGCGGCGGGCAGGACTCCACCACGTGCTTGATCCACGCCCTGACCCACTACGATGAAGTCCACTGCATCACGTTCGACTATGGTCAGCGTCATCACGCGGAAATTGAAGTGGCGCAGCATCTGTCGAAAAAGCTCGGTGTGACCGTGCATAAAACGCTGGATGTGTCCTTGCTCAATGAGCTAGCCATCAGCAGCCTGACGCGCGATAACATTCCGGTTCCGACCGTGAATAGCTCTGGCGAGAGCCTGCCAAGCACCTTCGTTCCAGGGCGGAACATTTTGTTTCTGACGCTGGCTTCTATCTATGCCTATCAAGTCCAGGCCAAAACGGTCATTACCGGTGTCTGTGAAACCGACTTCTCGGGCTATCCCGATTGCCGGGATGAATTCGTCAAGGCCTTGAATAAAGCCCTTGAATTAGGCATGGATTACAAACTGAAACTGGATACGCCGTTGATGTGGCTGAACAAGGCAGAAACCTGGGCCTTGGCTGATTACCACCATCAACTGGATCTGGTTCGCGAAGAAACACTGACTTGCTACAACGGCATCAAAGGTACTGGATGTTCCGATTGTGATGCCTGTAATCTTCGTGCCAAAGGCTTGAATGAGTTCCTGAACAATAAAGTACAGGTAACTCAAAGCTTGAAAGGGAAACTTGGCTTAAAGTAA
- a CDS encoding RHS repeat-associated core domain-containing protein codes for MTTETAVAKREPQAAIVPLNAIDVQDVASSAAAFDAWLQSATDGVVTLDRIKNYAGFLPVVGNIMALVDALSDIVTLSDAKQRDLLTWASLGINLIGVLPLPPSMAAARMTLRPTLFLVRQEMRASSKLLLSTSVIEVLVGHLNASIIGTLDDFVEQAKGKLPGILADAGKLGEQIINEIATGIETTALGRLDAKGDLEEASARASVGRGQLLNDPLATADNFLAAANSALKAAGKGLANSVAQNLVSTKLQTQITTETGKLRAMGPELRTQLSKLDDKNVQNSIGWLLQILSSAVILWRKRNAHGQNAAVHTEKTGKATHTAAEGELGVNNKQAPAKSAPNPEKGPCKCATEFSINFALGSESLSHTDFSLPGPFPIEWTRTYNSRLDAYDQSDLGARWISEFTTRFDCVDDGLMFYGADGRDHSYPLPKVGLFHYDAIEDITLVRNSEDQLLLCRGFERKETYVRRGQRYVLSNISMRNGAGIMLHYEHRHGEHSLLSDLITYQENDFTKVHLHLGTMIDEHGRFIGLWQIVDGEPLRQLCAYQYDAYGDLIQAQDENGAVWSYQFEHHLITRYTDRTGRGMNLQWDGSSAKAKAVREWADDGNFDTRLEWDENIRLTYVTDALGNETWHYYDILGYTYRIRYADERSEWFFRDEAKNIVRRVNADGSTDRYSYDERSNLLEHIRADHTVMHYAYDDQDLLIKISDAEGGQWQRAYDDQGNLVEALDPLGNKTEYAYNKSGQPTAIKDANGNEKTLDYNDAGQLVEYVDCSGKTSAWDYNELGQMICFTDAAGNATEYEYKAGQLVRIKHPDKTEERFERDAEGRLLAHVDGLDRCTTWSYSAAGLIAERVDAAEQTLRYRWDRLGRLTALENENEQRAHFHYDPVGRLLEERGFDGRSTRYQYDPLTGRLAQSINGQRVISLSFDPMGRLTERRATLGDQSQSETFAYDGNGNLVLADNADSRLQWFHDPAGNLLREHQHYLGLEKPTVAIWQHEYDVLNQRVASVRPDGHRVSWLTYGSGHLLGLRLDEHELIGYERDDLHREVARHQGNHLLQTQSWDPAGRLQEQLLGRSDDKSTLLKREYSYDAAGQLTDINDSRRGPLAYRYDPVGRLLSATTRQGVETFAFDPAGNLLDDKATEIRRPLDLTPPRSKLVDNLLREYAGTHYDYDERGNQIQRWHNGQRSDLQWDLFDRLVHFEDPRLSVDFAYDALGRRLHKKSRAHYKQRPEAGSLWNRNEHARKQRELGCGFTLYGWDGDNLAWESSPAQSDGEPGRTVHYVFEPGTFVPVAQAVRHAPIDLIGLPDYSGEYSLDEDPVWNHKATALPFDALAWYQCDHLGTPQELTDSQGNLAWTAQYKAWGQVTEQRSEWARQHGVMNPIRFQGQYHDHETGLHYNRHRYYDPGVGRFISKDPVSYVGGLNLYAYAPNPLSWLDPLGLTKSPNGAGRKPKSDKPNQNSKCPCRKKWEVNRYDRVCEGNVAGVGYAKYHHDTKTDTWWSEDKTGHGESAWKVYDQKGEWIADADTYGDYMSKHKSETGKNINFKSLKCKDAK; via the coding sequence ATGACCACTGAAACTGCTGTCGCAAAACGTGAGCCCCAAGCCGCCATCGTTCCACTCAATGCCATCGACGTTCAGGACGTCGCCAGCAGTGCGGCGGCTTTCGATGCCTGGCTGCAATCCGCCACCGATGGTGTGGTTACGCTTGATCGGATCAAGAACTACGCCGGTTTCTTGCCGGTGGTCGGCAACATCATGGCGCTGGTCGATGCGCTGAGTGACATCGTCACCCTGTCGGACGCCAAGCAACGCGACTTGCTCACGTGGGCCAGCCTCGGCATCAATCTGATCGGCGTCTTGCCGTTGCCACCGTCGATGGCCGCAGCGCGCATGACCCTGCGGCCGACGCTGTTTCTGGTGCGTCAGGAGATGAGAGCCAGCAGCAAGTTGTTGCTCAGCACCTCCGTGATCGAGGTGCTGGTCGGTCACCTGAACGCCTCGATCATCGGCACCCTCGATGACTTTGTTGAGCAAGCCAAAGGCAAGTTGCCGGGCATTTTGGCGGACGCTGGCAAGCTCGGCGAACAAATCATCAACGAGATTGCCACCGGTATCGAAACAACGGCCCTTGGCCGGCTGGATGCCAAGGGTGATCTGGAGGAAGCCAGCGCGAGAGCCAGCGTCGGCCGCGGCCAACTGCTCAACGACCCCCTCGCGACGGCCGACAACTTTTTAGCGGCCGCCAACAGCGCCTTGAAAGCGGCAGGCAAGGGCTTGGCCAACAGCGTCGCGCAGAATCTGGTGTCGACCAAGCTCCAGACACAGATCACCACCGAGACCGGCAAACTGCGCGCGATGGGCCCGGAGCTGCGCACGCAGTTGAGCAAGCTCGACGATAAAAACGTGCAGAATTCCATCGGCTGGCTGCTGCAGATCCTCTCCAGTGCCGTGATCCTGTGGCGCAAGCGCAATGCCCATGGCCAGAACGCCGCGGTCCATACGGAGAAGACCGGTAAGGCCACCCACACGGCAGCGGAAGGCGAACTGGGTGTTAACAACAAGCAAGCCCCAGCGAAAAGCGCGCCCAATCCGGAGAAAGGTCCCTGTAAATGCGCCACTGAATTCAGCATCAACTTTGCCTTGGGTTCGGAAAGCCTCAGCCATACCGATTTCAGCCTGCCCGGCCCCTTCCCGATCGAATGGACGCGCACCTACAACTCACGCCTCGACGCTTACGATCAGAGCGACCTCGGCGCTCGCTGGATCAGTGAATTCACCACACGCTTTGACTGCGTTGACGATGGCCTGATGTTCTATGGCGCCGATGGCCGCGACCACAGCTATCCGTTGCCTAAGGTCGGCCTGTTCCACTACGACGCCATCGAAGACATCACCCTGGTCCGCAACAGCGAAGATCAACTGCTGCTGTGCCGTGGTTTCGAGCGCAAGGAAACCTACGTCCGCCGTGGCCAGCGCTATGTGCTGAGCAACATTTCGATGCGCAACGGCGCCGGGATCATGCTGCATTACGAGCACCGTCACGGCGAACACTCGCTGCTCTCCGACCTGATCACCTATCAGGAAAACGACTTCACCAAAGTCCATTTGCACCTCGGCACGATGATCGACGAGCACGGCCGGTTTATCGGTCTCTGGCAGATCGTTGATGGCGAACCACTGCGCCAGCTCTGCGCCTATCAGTACGATGCCTATGGCGACCTGATTCAGGCACAAGACGAGAACGGTGCAGTCTGGTCGTATCAGTTCGAGCATCACCTGATCACCCGCTACACCGACCGCACCGGGCGCGGCATGAACCTGCAGTGGGACGGTTCAAGCGCCAAGGCCAAAGCCGTGCGCGAATGGGCCGACGACGGCAACTTCGACACGCGCCTGGAGTGGGACGAAAACATCCGTCTGACCTACGTCACCGACGCCCTCGGCAACGAGACCTGGCACTACTACGACATCCTTGGCTACACCTACCGCATCCGTTACGCCGACGAGCGTTCGGAATGGTTCTTCCGCGACGAGGCCAAGAACATCGTGCGCCGCGTCAATGCCGACGGCAGCACTGATCGCTACAGCTACGATGAGCGCAGCAACCTGCTCGAACACATCCGCGCCGATCACACGGTGATGCATTACGCCTACGATGATCAGGATCTGCTGATCAAGATCAGCGATGCCGAGGGCGGTCAGTGGCAGCGCGCCTATGACGATCAAGGCAACCTGGTCGAAGCGCTCGATCCGCTGGGCAACAAAACCGAATACGCCTACAACAAATCCGGCCAGCCCACCGCGATCAAGGACGCCAACGGCAACGAAAAAACCCTCGACTACAACGACGCCGGGCAACTGGTCGAGTACGTCGATTGCTCGGGCAAAACCAGCGCCTGGGACTACAACGAACTCGGGCAGATGATCTGCTTCACCGACGCCGCCGGAAACGCCACCGAGTACGAGTACAAGGCCGGCCAGCTAGTGCGGATCAAGCACCCGGACAAGACCGAAGAGCGCTTCGAGCGCGACGCCGAAGGTCGGTTGTTGGCGCACGTTGATGGACTTGATCGTTGCACCACGTGGAGCTACAGCGCCGCCGGTTTGATCGCTGAACGTGTCGACGCAGCCGAACAAACCCTGCGCTATCGCTGGGACCGTCTCGGACGGTTAACGGCTTTGGAAAACGAAAACGAACAACGAGCGCACTTCCACTACGACCCGGTCGGTCGTCTGCTCGAGGAACGCGGTTTCGACGGCCGCAGCACGCGCTATCAGTACGACCCACTCACCGGCCGCCTCGCGCAATCGATCAATGGCCAACGCGTCATCTCTTTGAGCTTCGACCCGATGGGCCGCTTGACCGAGCGTCGCGCCACTCTGGGCGACCAGTCGCAAAGCGAAACCTTTGCCTACGATGGCAACGGCAACCTGGTGCTGGCCGACAACGCCGACAGCCGTCTGCAATGGTTTCACGACCCGGCCGGCAATCTGCTGCGCGAACACCAGCATTATCTCGGCCTGGAAAAACCCACCGTCGCGATCTGGCAGCACGAGTACGACGTACTCAACCAACGAGTCGCCAGCGTGCGCCCCGACGGCCACCGCGTCAGTTGGCTGACTTACGGCAGCGGCCACCTGCTGGGCCTGCGCCTCGATGAACACGAACTGATCGGCTACGAGCGTGACGACCTGCACCGCGAAGTCGCCCGCCATCAAGGCAACCACCTGCTGCAAACCCAAAGCTGGGACCCGGCCGGCCGCTTGCAGGAACAGTTGCTGGGACGCAGCGACGACAAATCCACCCTGCTCAAACGCGAGTACAGCTACGACGCCGCCGGCCAACTGACCGACATCAACGACAGCCGCCGCGGGCCGCTCGCCTATCGCTACGATCCGGTCGGCCGACTGCTCAGCGCCACCACACGTCAAGGCGTGGAAACCTTCGCTTTCGACCCGGCCGGCAACCTGCTCGACGACAAGGCGACAGAGATTCGCCGCCCACTGGACCTGACCCCACCACGCAGCAAACTGGTCGACAACCTGCTGCGCGAATACGCCGGCACCCACTACGACTACGACGAACGCGGCAACCAGATCCAGCGCTGGCACAACGGCCAACGCAGCGATCTACAGTGGGATTTGTTTGATCGACTTGTGCATTTCGAAGACCCGCGCCTAAGCGTGGATTTCGCCTACGACGCACTGGGACGCCGCCTGCACAAAAAATCCCGCGCGCATTACAAACAACGTCCTGAAGCAGGTTCCCTCTGGAACAGAAACGAGCACGCGCGCAAACAACGCGAACTCGGCTGCGGCTTCACCTTGTACGGCTGGGATGGCGACAACCTCGCCTGGGAAAGCAGCCCAGCGCAAAGCGATGGTGAACCGGGTCGCACGGTGCACTACGTCTTCGAACCGGGCACTTTTGTCCCTGTGGCACAGGCTGTACGGCACGCGCCAATCGATCTGATTGGGCTGCCGGATTACAGCGGTGAATACAGCCTCGATGAAGACCCGGTGTGGAATCACAAGGCAACGGCTTTACCGTTTGATGCGTTGGCCTGGTATCAGTGTGATCACCTCGGCACACCGCAGGAATTGACGGACTCGCAAGGCAACCTTGCCTGGACCGCGCAATACAAGGCGTGGGGACAGGTGACGGAGCAGCGCTCGGAGTGGGCGCGGCAGCATGGCGTGATGAACCCGATACGGTTCCAGGGGCAGTATCACGATCATGAGACGGGGCTGCATTACAACCGGCATCGGTACTATGATCCGGGAGTTGGGCGGTTTATCAGTAAGGATCCAGTTAGCTACGTGGGCGGTTTGAATCTGTATGCCTACGCGCCCAATCCGCTTAGCTGGCTCGATCCACTTGGATTGACGAAGTCGCCAAATGGTGCGGGGCGAAAACCTAAGTCTGATAAACCAAATCAAAACTCCAAATGCCCGTGCAGGAAAAAATGGGAAGTTAATCGGTATGATCGAGTTTGTGAAGGGAACGTGGCTGGCGTTGGTTACGCGAAGTACCATCACGACACTAAAACCGATACATGGTGGTCAGAGGACAAAACGGGTCATGGTGAGAGTGCGTGGAAGGTCTACGACCAAAAAGGAGAATGGATTGCTGACGCTGACACCTACGGTGACTACATGAGCAAACATAAGAGTGAGACAGGGAAGAATATAAACTTTAAGTCTTTGAAGTGTAAGGATGCTAAATGA
- a CDS encoding PAAR domain-containing protein, whose translation MKDAIRLGDATTHGGKVLEAFSQTDLNGKPIAGVGHKVSCPLCKGVFPIAEGSSTYTVDGTPIALDGMKTACGAALIASGPKGAVVS comes from the coding sequence ATGAAAGACGCAATTCGCTTGGGCGACGCCACCACGCACGGTGGCAAAGTCCTCGAAGCCTTCTCCCAGACCGACCTCAACGGCAAACCGATTGCCGGAGTCGGGCACAAAGTCAGCTGCCCGCTGTGCAAAGGGGTTTTCCCGATTGCCGAGGGCAGCAGCACCTACACCGTCGATGGCACCCCCATCGCACTGGACGGCATGAAAACCGCCTGCGGCGCCGCCTTGATCGCCAGCGGCCCGAAAGGCGCTGTCGTCAGCTAA
- the arfB gene encoding alternative ribosome rescue aminoacyl-tRNA hydrolase ArfB, with protein MLVISNNVHLPDAEIELTAIRAQGAGGQNVNKVSSAMHLRFDIPASSLPEFYKERLLALRDSRITSDGVLIIKAQQYRTQEANRADALERLVELILSATKVEKKRRPTKPTLGSKKRRLESKTKRGSIKAGRGKVDF; from the coding sequence ATGCTGGTGATTTCCAACAACGTGCATCTGCCGGATGCCGAGATCGAACTGACCGCCATCCGCGCGCAAGGCGCCGGTGGGCAGAACGTCAACAAGGTCTCCAGCGCCATGCACTTGCGCTTCGACATACCGGCCTCGTCGTTGCCCGAGTTCTACAAGGAGCGGCTGCTGGCGCTGCGTGACAGTCGCATCACCAGCGACGGCGTGTTGATCATCAAAGCCCAGCAATACCGCACGCAGGAAGCCAACCGCGCCGATGCGCTGGAGCGTCTGGTCGAGCTGATTCTCAGCGCGACCAAAGTCGAAAAGAAACGCCGTCCGACCAAGCCGACCCTCGGCTCAAAGAAGCGCCGACTCGAATCGAAAACCAAGCGCGGCAGTATCAAGGCCGGGCGCGGCAAGGTGGATTTCTAG
- a CDS encoding MFS transporter — MPEPQRPLAVTLQVVSIVLFTFIGYLNIGIPLAVLPGYVHSDLGFGAVIAGLVISVQYLATLLSRPYAGKIIDNQGSKRAVMIGLAGCGLSGVFMLISAWTPNLPMLSLISLLIGRLVLGSAESLVGSGSIGWGIGRVGAANTAKVISWNGIASYGALAVGAPFGVWLVGQLGLWSMGVSIILLAALGLLLAWPKTPAPIVAGERLPFMHVLGKVFPHGCGLALGSIGFGTIATFITLYYATQHWDNAVLCLSLFGASFIGARLLFGNLINRLGGFRVAIACLSVETLGLLLLWLAPDAHWALAGAALSGFGFSLVFPALGVEAVNLVPASSRGAAVGAYSLFIDLSLGITGPLAGAIAAGFGFASIFLFAALASLSGLALSVYLYKHTAKYRED; from the coding sequence ATGCCAGAACCCCAGCGCCCCCTGGCGGTCACGCTGCAAGTCGTCTCCATCGTCCTCTTCACCTTTATCGGTTACCTGAACATCGGCATTCCGCTCGCGGTGTTGCCGGGCTATGTGCACAGTGATCTAGGCTTTGGCGCGGTGATCGCCGGTCTGGTGATCAGCGTGCAATACCTCGCGACCTTGCTCAGCCGTCCGTACGCCGGCAAGATCATCGACAACCAGGGCAGCAAACGCGCGGTGATGATTGGCCTCGCCGGGTGTGGCCTGAGCGGTGTGTTCATGCTGATTTCGGCGTGGACACCGAACCTGCCGATGCTCAGTCTGATCAGTCTGTTGATCGGTCGTCTGGTGCTGGGCAGCGCTGAAAGCCTCGTGGGTTCCGGCTCGATTGGCTGGGGCATAGGCCGGGTTGGCGCAGCAAACACCGCCAAGGTGATTTCCTGGAACGGCATCGCCAGTTACGGCGCACTGGCGGTCGGCGCCCCGTTCGGCGTTTGGCTGGTCGGCCAATTGGGTCTGTGGAGCATGGGCGTCAGCATCATCCTGCTCGCCGCGCTGGGCCTGTTGCTCGCCTGGCCAAAAACCCCGGCACCGATTGTCGCCGGCGAACGCCTGCCGTTCATGCATGTGCTCGGTAAGGTGTTTCCCCATGGCTGCGGTCTGGCGCTGGGCTCGATCGGCTTCGGCACCATCGCCACCTTCATCACCCTGTATTACGCGACCCAGCATTGGGACAACGCCGTGCTGTGCCTGAGTTTGTTCGGTGCCAGCTTCATTGGTGCGCGCCTGCTGTTCGGCAACCTGATCAACCGCCTCGGCGGCTTTCGCGTGGCGATTGCCTGTCTGTCGGTGGAAACCCTTGGTCTGCTGCTGTTGTGGCTGGCGCCGGACGCACATTGGGCGCTGGCCGGTGCGGCGTTGAGCGGGTTTGGTTTCTCGCTGGTGTTCCCGGCGCTGGGTGTGGAAGCGGTGAATCTGGTGCCGGCCTCCAGTCGCGGCGCAGCCGTCGGTGCTTACTCGCTGTTCATCGACTTGTCGCTGGGGATCACCGGGCCATTGGCCGGGGCGATTGCGGCGGGATTCGGTTTTGCCTCGATTTTCCTCTTCGCCGCCCTCGCCTCGCTAAGCGGATTGGCACTGAGCGTGTATCTGTACAAGCACACCGCCAAGTATCGCGAAGACTAG